Proteins encoded together in one Ictidomys tridecemlineatus isolate mIctTri1 chromosome 3, mIctTri1.hap1, whole genome shotgun sequence window:
- the Usp19 gene encoding ubiquitin carboxyl-terminal hydrolase 19 isoform X6 encodes MSGGASATGPRRGPPGLEEATSKKKQKDRANQESKDGDPRRGSVPTPQEEHTKEELLLDWGQNENEVIVKLRVGVGPLRLEEVVTVFTDTNCVVRLPGGRQWGGVLYAEMESSCAKVQSVKGGVLQLALPKKVPLLTWPSLLKPLGTQELVPMLRCQENGQELSPIALDPGPEPRRAKQEARNQKRAQGRGEVGSGAGPGAQAGPSAKRAVHLCRGPEGEGSRDGPGPQGDAPPFLADPAPQVEAEEQLCVPPLNPQTCLLGSEKNLALLAGEKSVSPRNDPVSPAVAQIRDPGKDDHVKEEMTVATDAATLVDEPESMVNLAFVKNDSYEKGPDSVVVHVYVKEIHRDTSRVLFREQDFTLIFQTRDGNFLRLHPGCGPHTIFRWQVKLRNLIEPEHCTFCFTASRIDICLHKRQSQRWGGLEAPAARVGGAKVAVPTGPTPLDSTPPGGTPHPLTGQEEARAMEKDKSKARSEDTGLDGVVTRTTLEHVVPKPESHLASPKPTCMVPPMPHSPVSGDSVEEEEEEEKKVCLPGFTGLVNLGNTCFMNSVIQSLSNTRELRDFFHDRSFEAEINYNNPLGTGGRLAIGFAVLLRALWKGTHHAFQPSKLKAIVASKASQFTGYAQHDAQEFMAFLLDGLHEDLNRIQNKPYTETVDSDGRPDEVVAEEAWQRHKMRNDSFIVDLFQGQYKSKLVCPVCAKVSITFDPFLYLPVPLPQKQKVLPVFYFAREPHSKPIKFLVSVSKENSSVSEVLDSLSQSVHVKPENLRLAEVIKNRFHRIFLPSHSLDTVSPSDMLLCFELLSPELAKERVVVLEVQQRPQVPSIPISKCAACQRKQQSEDEKLKRCTRCYRVGYCNQLCQKTHWPDHKGLCRPENIGYPFLVSVPASRLTYARLAQLLEGYARYSVSVFQPPFQPGRMALESQSPGCTTLLSNSSLEAGDSEKDSTQPPELQLVTSVAEGDMGVPQMWASPDRCPVPSTSGISSEMLTSGPIEGTSLPPVERVSRPEAAVPGYQHPSEAINAHTPQFFIYKIDASNREQRLEDKGETPLELGDDCSLALVWRNNERLQEFVLVDSKDLECAEDPGSAGEAARAGHFTLDQCLNLFTRPEVLAPEEAWYCPQCKQHREASKQLLLWRLPNVLIVQLKRFSFRSFIWRDKINDLVEFPVRNLDLSKFCIGQKEEQLPSYDLYAVINHYGGMIGGHYTACARLPNDRSSQRSDVGWRLFDDSTVTTVDESQVVTRYAYVLFYRRRNSPVERPPRAGHSEHHPDLGPAAEAAASQASRIWQELEAEEELVPEGPGPLGPWGPQDWVGPPPRGSTTPDEGCLRYFVLGTMAALVALVLNVFYPLVSQSHWR; translated from the exons ATGTCTGGCGGGGCCAGTGCCACAGGCCCAAGGAGAGGGCCCCCAGGACTGGAGGAGGCCACTAGTAAGAAGAAGCAGAAGGATAGAGCAAACCAGGAGAGCAAGGATGGAGATCCTAGGAGAG GGTCAGTGCCCACTCCACAGGAGGAGCATACCAAAGAGG AGTTGTTGCTTGATTGGGGACAGAATGAAAATGAGGTAATTGTCAAGCTGCGTGTGGGAGTAGGTCCCTtgcggctggaggaggtggttacTGTTTTCACAGACACCAACTGTGTGGTGCGGCTTCCAG GTGGTCGGCAGTGGGGTGGTGTCCTTTATGCTGAAATGGAAAGTTCTTGCGCCAAAGTTCAGTCCGTTAAAGGTGGAGTCCTACAGCTGGCATTACCCAAGAAGGTGCCTCTGCTCACATGGCCCTCTCTCCTG AAACCTCTAGGGACCCAGGAGCTGGTGCCCATGCTGCGGTGCCAGGAGAATGGGCAGGAACTGTCTCCCATTGCCCTGGACCCAGGCCCTGAGCCCCGCCGGGCTAAGCAGGAGGCCCGGAACCAGAAGCGGGCCCAGGGCCGTGGTGAGGTAGGCTCAGGGGCTGGCCCCGGGGCCCAGGCAGGGCCCAGCGCCAAGAGGGCTGTACATCTCTGCAGAGGGCCAGAGGGGGAAGGGTCCAGGGATGGCCCTGGACCCCAGGGTGATGCCCCACCCTTCCTGGCTGATCCAGCCCCCCAG GTTGAGGCTGAAGAACAGCTCTGTGTACCACCACTGAATCCGCAAACCTGCCTCCTAGGCTCAGAGAAGAATTTAGCCCTTTTGGCAGGAGAGAAGTCAGTGTCCCCCAGGAATGACCCAGTCTCCCCAGCAGTGGCCCAGATCAGAGACCCTGGGAAAGATGACCATGTCAAAGAAGAGATGACAGTAGCAACAGATGCCGCAACGTTGGTGGATG AGCCTGAGTCCATGGTGAACCTGGCATTTGTCAAGAATGACTCATATGAGAAGGGCCCGGATTCAGTGGTGGTGCACGTGTATGTGAAGGAGATCCACAGGGATACCTCTCGAGTACTTTTCCGTGAACAGGACTTCACACTCATCTTCCAGACCAG GGATGGAAACTTCTTGAGGCTGCATCCGGGCTGTGGGCCCCACACCATCTTCCGTTGGCAGGTGAAGCTCAG GAACCTGATTGAGCCAGAACATTGTACCTTCTGTTTCACGGCCTCTCGCATTGACATCTGCCTCCATAAGCGTCAGAGTCAGCGTTGGGGGGGGCTGGAGGCCCCAGCTGCACGAG tgggtggtGCAAAGGTTGCCGTGCCGACAGGTCCAACACCTCTGGATTCAACCCCTCCGGGAGGTACCCCTCACCCCCTAACAGGCCAGGAGGAAGCCCGGGCTATGGAGAAAGATAAATCCAAGGCTCGATCCGAGGACACAGGGCTGGATGGTGTGGTGACCCGCACAACCTTGGAGCATGTTGTCCCAAAGCCAGAGTCACACCTGGCCTCG CCCAAGCCCACATGTATGGTACCTCCAATGCCCCACAGCCCTGTGAGTGGAGATAgcgtggaagaggaggaggaggaagagaagaaggtgtGTCTGCCAGGTTTCACTGGTCTTGTCAACTTAGGCAACACTTGCTTCATGAACAGTGTCATTCAGTCTCTTTCCAACACTCGGGAACTTCGGGACTTCTTCCATG ACCGTTCCTTTGAGGCAGAGATCAACTACAACAACCCACTGGGGACAGGTGGACGTCTGGCCATTGGCTTTGCTGTGTTGCTCCGGGCCCTGTGGAAGGGCACTCACCATGCctttcagccttccaagttgaaG GCCATTGTGGCAAGCAAGGCCAGCCAGTTCACAGGCTATGCCCAGCATGATGCCCAGGAGTTCATGGCTTTCCTGCTGGATGGGCTACATGAGGACCTGAATCGAATCCAGAACAAGCCATACACGGAAACTGTGGACTCGGATGGACGGCCTGAtgag GTGGTGGCTGAGGAAGCATGGCAGCGGCACAAGATGAGGAACGATTCTTTCATTGTGGACCTATTTCAGGGCCAGTACAAGTCGAAGCTGGTGTGCCCTGTATGTGCCAAG GTCTCCATCACATTTGACCCGTTCCTTTATCTGCCGGTGCCCTTGCCACAAAAACAAAAGGTTCTCCCTGTCTTTTATTTTGCCCGAGAGCCACATAGCAAGCCTATCAAG TTCCTGGTGAGTGTTAGCAAGGAAAATTCCAGTGTGAGTGAAGTTTTGGATTCCCTCTCTCAGAGTGTCCATGTGAAACCTGAGAACCTGCGTCTGGCTGAG GTAATTAAGAATCGCTTCCATCGCATATTCCTGCCCTCTCACTCATTGGACACTGTGTCCCCATCTGACATGCTTCTCTGCTTTGAGCTGCTGTCCCCAGAGTTAGCTAAGGAACGGGTAGTGGTGCTAGAAGTACAACAG CGCCCCCAGGTGCCCAGCATCCCTATCTCCAAGTGTGCCGCCTGCCAGCGGAAGCAGCAGTCAGAGGATGAAAAACTGAAGCGATGTACCCGGTGCTACCGTGTGGGCTACTGCAACCA gCTCTGTCAGAAAACCCATTGGCCTGACCACAAGGGTCTCTGCCGCCCTGAGAACATTGGCTACCCCTTCCTGGTCAGTGTACCTGCCTCACGCCTCACTTATGCCCGTCTTGCTCAGCTGCTAGAGGGTTATGCGCG GTACTCTGTGAGTGTATTCCAGCCACCCTTCCAGCCTGGTCGCATGGCCTTGGAGTCTCAGAGCCCTGGCTGTACCACACTGCTCTCCAATAGCTCCCTGGAGGCTGGGGACAGCGAGAAGGACtccactcagcctcctgagctccagcTGGTGACCTCTGTGGCTGAAGGGGATATGGGGGTCCCCCAGATGTGGGCATCTCCTGATCGGTGCCCTGTGCCTAGCACCAGTGGAATTTCTTCTGAGATGCTGACTAGTGGGCCTATTGAGGGTACTTCTTTGCCTCCTGTCGAGAGGGTGTCCCGGCCTGAAG CTGCTGTGCCAGGATACCAACATCCAAGTGAAGCCATAAATGCCCACACACCCCagttcttcatctataaaattgaTGCATCTAACCGAGAGCAGCGGCTAGAGGATAAAG GGGAGACCCCACTGGAGTTGGGTGATGACTGTAGCCTGGCTCTGGTTTGGCGAAACAATGAGCGCCTGCAGGAGTTTGTGTTGGTAGACTCCAAGGACCTGGAATGTGCTGAGGACCCAGGCTCTGCTGGTGAGGCTGCTCGCGCTGGCCACTTCACCCTGGACCAGTGCCTCAACCTCTTCACACGGCCTGAGGTGCTGGCACCTGAGGAGGCCTG GTACTGCCCACAGTGCAAACAGCACCGTGAGGCCTCCAAGCAACTGTTGCTATGGCGCTTGCCAAATGTGCTCATTGTGCAGCTCAAGCGCTTCTCCTTTCGTAGTTTTATCTGGCGTGATAAGATCAATGACTTGGTGGAGTTCCCGGTTCG GAACCTAGATCTGAGCAAGTTCTGTATTGGTCAGAAAGAGGAGCAGTTGCCCAGCTACGACCTGTATGCTGTCATCAACCACTATGGAGGCATGATTGGTGGCCACTACACGGCCTGCGCACGCCTGCCCAATGATCGCAGCAGCCAGCGCAGTGACGTGG GCTGGCGCTTATTTGATGACAGCACAGTGACGACAGTAGACGAGAGCCAGGTTGTGACACGTTATGCCTATGTACTCTTCTACCGCCGACGGAACTCTCCTGTGGAGAGGCCCCCAAGGGCAGGTCACTCTGAGCACCACCCAGACCTAGGCCCTGCAGCTGAGGCTGCTGCTAGCCAG GCTTCCCGGATTTGGCAGGAGCTCGAGGCCGAGGAGGAGCTGGTGCCTGAAGGGCCGGGGCCCCTGGGCCCATGGGGGCCCCAAGACTGGGTGGGCCCCCCGCCACGTGGCTCTACCACACCAGACGAGGGCTGCCTTCGGTACTTTGTCCTGGGCACCATGGCAGCTTTGGTGGCCCTTGTGCTCAACGTGTTCTATCCTCTGGTATCCCAGAGTCACTGGAGATGA
- the Usp19 gene encoding ubiquitin carboxyl-terminal hydrolase 19 isoform X8, protein MPAEPLHFVRGRPPSTKKISGELGWLPGGGGGSGVSKIGAGSWPCWGAGLWLLVPCWRIWPQRVAKIAGPGRKRRSPDPDAVADPGTLWLSTKRLRMSGGASATGPRRGPPGLEEATSKKKQKDRANQESKDGDPRRGSVPTPQEEHTKEELLLDWGQNENEVIVKLRVGVGPLRLEEVVTVFTDTNCVVRLPGGRQWGGVLYAEMESSCAKVQSVKGGVLQLALPKKVPLLTWPSLLKKPLGTQELVPMLRCQENGQELSPIALDPGPEPRRAKQEARNQKRAQGRGEVGSGAGPGAQAGPSAKRAVHLCRGPEGEGSRDGPGPQGDAPPFLADPAPQVEAEEQLCVPPLNPQTCLLGSEKNLALLAGEKSVSPRNDPVSPAVAQIRDPGKDDHVKEEMTVATDAATLVDGKEPESMVNLAFVKNDSYEKGPDSVVVHVYVKEIHRDTSRVLFREQDFTLIFQTRDGNFLRLHPGCGPHTIFRWQVKLRNLIEPEHCTFCFTASRIDICLHKRQSQRWGGLEAPAARGAVGGAKVAVPTGPTPLDSTPPGGTPHPLTGQEEARAMEKDKSKARSEDTGLDGVVTRTTLEHVVPKPESHLASPKPTCMVPPMPHSPVSGDSVEEEEEEEKKVCLPGFTGLVNLGNTCFMNSVIQSLSNTRELRDFFHDRSFEAEINYNNPLGTGGRLAIGFAVLLRALWKGTHHAFQPSKLKAIVASKASQFTGYAQHDAQEFMAFLLDGLHEDLNRIQNKPYTETVDSDGRPDEVVAEEAWQRHKMRNDSFIVDLFQGQYKSKLVCPVCAKVSITFDPFLYLPVPLPQKQKVLPVFYFAREPHSKPIKFLVSVSKENSSVSEVLDSLSQSVHVKPENLRLAEVIKNRFHRIFLPSHSLDTVSPSDMLLCFELLSPELAKERVVVLEVQQRPQVPSIPISKCAACQRKQQSEDEKLKRCTRCYRVGYCNQLCQKTHWPDHKGLCRPENIGYPFLVSVPASRLTYARLAQLLEGYARYSVSVFQPPFQPGRMALESQSPGCTTLLSNSSLEAGDSEKDSTQPPELQLVTSVAEGDMGVPQMWASPDRCPVPSTSGISSEMLTSGPIEGTSLPPVERVSRPEAAVPGYQHPSEAINAHTPQFFIYKIDASNREQRLEDKGETPLELGDDCSLALVWRNNERLQEFVLVDSKDLECAEDPGSAGEAARAGHFTLDQCLNLFTRPEVLAPEEAWYCPQCKQHREASKQLLLWRLPNVLIVQLKRFSFRSFIWRDKINDLVEFPVRNLDLSKFCIGQKEEQLPSYDLYAVINHYGGMIGGHYTACARLPNDRSSQRSDVGWRLFDDSTVTTVDESQVVTRYAYVLFYRRRNSPVERPPRAGHSEHHPDLGPAAEAAASQASRIWQELEAEEELVPEGPGPLGPWGPQDWVGPPPRGSTTPDEGCLRYFVLGTMAALVALVLNVFYPLVSQSHWR, encoded by the exons ATGCCGGCGGAGCCGTTACACTTCGTCCGTGGCCGGCCTCCTTCCACAAAGAAGATTAGCGGCGAGCTAGggtggcttcctggaggaggtggtggcAGTGGGGTTTCGAAGATTGGAGCTGGGTCTTGGCCCTGTTGGGGCGCTGGTCTGTG GCTGTTGGTTCCTTGTTGGAGAATTTGGCCACAAAGAGTTGCCAAAATAGCTGGGCCAGGAAGAAAGCGCCGCAGCCCTGACCCAGACGCTGTTGCCGACCCCGGGACACTCTGGCTGTCAACCAAGCGGCTCAGAATGTCTGGCGGGGCCAGTGCCACAGGCCCAAGGAGAGGGCCCCCAGGACTGGAGGAGGCCACTAGTAAGAAGAAGCAGAAGGATAGAGCAAACCAGGAGAGCAAGGATGGAGATCCTAGGAGAG GGTCAGTGCCCACTCCACAGGAGGAGCATACCAAAGAGG AGTTGTTGCTTGATTGGGGACAGAATGAAAATGAGGTAATTGTCAAGCTGCGTGTGGGAGTAGGTCCCTtgcggctggaggaggtggttacTGTTTTCACAGACACCAACTGTGTGGTGCGGCTTCCAG GTGGTCGGCAGTGGGGTGGTGTCCTTTATGCTGAAATGGAAAGTTCTTGCGCCAAAGTTCAGTCCGTTAAAGGTGGAGTCCTACAGCTGGCATTACCCAAGAAGGTGCCTCTGCTCACATGGCCCTCTCTCCTG AAGAAACCTCTAGGGACCCAGGAGCTGGTGCCCATGCTGCGGTGCCAGGAGAATGGGCAGGAACTGTCTCCCATTGCCCTGGACCCAGGCCCTGAGCCCCGCCGGGCTAAGCAGGAGGCCCGGAACCAGAAGCGGGCCCAGGGCCGTGGTGAGGTAGGCTCAGGGGCTGGCCCCGGGGCCCAGGCAGGGCCCAGCGCCAAGAGGGCTGTACATCTCTGCAGAGGGCCAGAGGGGGAAGGGTCCAGGGATGGCCCTGGACCCCAGGGTGATGCCCCACCCTTCCTGGCTGATCCAGCCCCCCAG GTTGAGGCTGAAGAACAGCTCTGTGTACCACCACTGAATCCGCAAACCTGCCTCCTAGGCTCAGAGAAGAATTTAGCCCTTTTGGCAGGAGAGAAGTCAGTGTCCCCCAGGAATGACCCAGTCTCCCCAGCAGTGGCCCAGATCAGAGACCCTGGGAAAGATGACCATGTCAAAGAAGAGATGACAGTAGCAACAGATGCCGCAACGTTGGTGGATGgtaaag AGCCTGAGTCCATGGTGAACCTGGCATTTGTCAAGAATGACTCATATGAGAAGGGCCCGGATTCAGTGGTGGTGCACGTGTATGTGAAGGAGATCCACAGGGATACCTCTCGAGTACTTTTCCGTGAACAGGACTTCACACTCATCTTCCAGACCAG GGATGGAAACTTCTTGAGGCTGCATCCGGGCTGTGGGCCCCACACCATCTTCCGTTGGCAGGTGAAGCTCAG GAACCTGATTGAGCCAGAACATTGTACCTTCTGTTTCACGGCCTCTCGCATTGACATCTGCCTCCATAAGCGTCAGAGTCAGCGTTGGGGGGGGCTGGAGGCCCCAGCTGCACGAG gtgcagtgggtggtGCAAAGGTTGCCGTGCCGACAGGTCCAACACCTCTGGATTCAACCCCTCCGGGAGGTACCCCTCACCCCCTAACAGGCCAGGAGGAAGCCCGGGCTATGGAGAAAGATAAATCCAAGGCTCGATCCGAGGACACAGGGCTGGATGGTGTGGTGACCCGCACAACCTTGGAGCATGTTGTCCCAAAGCCAGAGTCACACCTGGCCTCG CCCAAGCCCACATGTATGGTACCTCCAATGCCCCACAGCCCTGTGAGTGGAGATAgcgtggaagaggaggaggaggaagagaagaaggtgtGTCTGCCAGGTTTCACTGGTCTTGTCAACTTAGGCAACACTTGCTTCATGAACAGTGTCATTCAGTCTCTTTCCAACACTCGGGAACTTCGGGACTTCTTCCATG ACCGTTCCTTTGAGGCAGAGATCAACTACAACAACCCACTGGGGACAGGTGGACGTCTGGCCATTGGCTTTGCTGTGTTGCTCCGGGCCCTGTGGAAGGGCACTCACCATGCctttcagccttccaagttgaaG GCCATTGTGGCAAGCAAGGCCAGCCAGTTCACAGGCTATGCCCAGCATGATGCCCAGGAGTTCATGGCTTTCCTGCTGGATGGGCTACATGAGGACCTGAATCGAATCCAGAACAAGCCATACACGGAAACTGTGGACTCGGATGGACGGCCTGAtgag GTGGTGGCTGAGGAAGCATGGCAGCGGCACAAGATGAGGAACGATTCTTTCATTGTGGACCTATTTCAGGGCCAGTACAAGTCGAAGCTGGTGTGCCCTGTATGTGCCAAG GTCTCCATCACATTTGACCCGTTCCTTTATCTGCCGGTGCCCTTGCCACAAAAACAAAAGGTTCTCCCTGTCTTTTATTTTGCCCGAGAGCCACATAGCAAGCCTATCAAG TTCCTGGTGAGTGTTAGCAAGGAAAATTCCAGTGTGAGTGAAGTTTTGGATTCCCTCTCTCAGAGTGTCCATGTGAAACCTGAGAACCTGCGTCTGGCTGAG GTAATTAAGAATCGCTTCCATCGCATATTCCTGCCCTCTCACTCATTGGACACTGTGTCCCCATCTGACATGCTTCTCTGCTTTGAGCTGCTGTCCCCAGAGTTAGCTAAGGAACGGGTAGTGGTGCTAGAAGTACAACAG CGCCCCCAGGTGCCCAGCATCCCTATCTCCAAGTGTGCCGCCTGCCAGCGGAAGCAGCAGTCAGAGGATGAAAAACTGAAGCGATGTACCCGGTGCTACCGTGTGGGCTACTGCAACCA gCTCTGTCAGAAAACCCATTGGCCTGACCACAAGGGTCTCTGCCGCCCTGAGAACATTGGCTACCCCTTCCTGGTCAGTGTACCTGCCTCACGCCTCACTTATGCCCGTCTTGCTCAGCTGCTAGAGGGTTATGCGCG GTACTCTGTGAGTGTATTCCAGCCACCCTTCCAGCCTGGTCGCATGGCCTTGGAGTCTCAGAGCCCTGGCTGTACCACACTGCTCTCCAATAGCTCCCTGGAGGCTGGGGACAGCGAGAAGGACtccactcagcctcctgagctccagcTGGTGACCTCTGTGGCTGAAGGGGATATGGGGGTCCCCCAGATGTGGGCATCTCCTGATCGGTGCCCTGTGCCTAGCACCAGTGGAATTTCTTCTGAGATGCTGACTAGTGGGCCTATTGAGGGTACTTCTTTGCCTCCTGTCGAGAGGGTGTCCCGGCCTGAAG CTGCTGTGCCAGGATACCAACATCCAAGTGAAGCCATAAATGCCCACACACCCCagttcttcatctataaaattgaTGCATCTAACCGAGAGCAGCGGCTAGAGGATAAAG GGGAGACCCCACTGGAGTTGGGTGATGACTGTAGCCTGGCTCTGGTTTGGCGAAACAATGAGCGCCTGCAGGAGTTTGTGTTGGTAGACTCCAAGGACCTGGAATGTGCTGAGGACCCAGGCTCTGCTGGTGAGGCTGCTCGCGCTGGCCACTTCACCCTGGACCAGTGCCTCAACCTCTTCACACGGCCTGAGGTGCTGGCACCTGAGGAGGCCTG GTACTGCCCACAGTGCAAACAGCACCGTGAGGCCTCCAAGCAACTGTTGCTATGGCGCTTGCCAAATGTGCTCATTGTGCAGCTCAAGCGCTTCTCCTTTCGTAGTTTTATCTGGCGTGATAAGATCAATGACTTGGTGGAGTTCCCGGTTCG GAACCTAGATCTGAGCAAGTTCTGTATTGGTCAGAAAGAGGAGCAGTTGCCCAGCTACGACCTGTATGCTGTCATCAACCACTATGGAGGCATGATTGGTGGCCACTACACGGCCTGCGCACGCCTGCCCAATGATCGCAGCAGCCAGCGCAGTGACGTGG GCTGGCGCTTATTTGATGACAGCACAGTGACGACAGTAGACGAGAGCCAGGTTGTGACACGTTATGCCTATGTACTCTTCTACCGCCGACGGAACTCTCCTGTGGAGAGGCCCCCAAGGGCAGGTCACTCTGAGCACCACCCAGACCTAGGCCCTGCAGCTGAGGCTGCTGCTAGCCAG GCTTCCCGGATTTGGCAGGAGCTCGAGGCCGAGGAGGAGCTGGTGCCTGAAGGGCCGGGGCCCCTGGGCCCATGGGGGCCCCAAGACTGGGTGGGCCCCCCGCCACGTGGCTCTACCACACCAGACGAGGGCTGCCTTCGGTACTTTGTCCTGGGCACCATGGCAGCTTTGGTGGCCCTTGTGCTCAACGTGTTCTATCCTCTGGTATCCCAGAGTCACTGGAGATGA